Part of the Bacillota bacterium genome is shown below.
GCTCCTTCGACACCTGCGGCGGAAGGGTCTGCGGGGTGGGTTCATCATGGGAGTTGTTGTGGCGATTGGGTTCGTTGACCTCAGACAGCGTGGGAATCCCTTCTCTCTTCCTGCGGTGACGGATTGGGCGCCGGCGGGCCGGCGACCTCGGCCGGCGGGTCCGCGGCGTCAGTCGTCACGCTCGGTCAGCCGGCGGCGCCGTCCCGTCCGGACGCGCGGCGGCCGCGGGTGGCCCGGCGTTCTGGGGCCGCGCCATCCTTCTCCCGGAGGGCCTGTTCCATCTGCTCGCCCACGTCGTAGATGTGGCGGACCACGGTGGCTTCGGCGTAGGCTTGGTCGCGGCGTTTCACCGCTTCGATGATCGGGATGTGGGTCTCGGCTACGCTCTCCTGGCTGGTGTACAGCAGGCTGCTGGCGCTGATGAACAACCTGATCTGGAAGTGCAGGCCGCGCAGGACGCCATACAGGCGACGGTGGTGAGCCCTCTTGAAGATGAGCTCGTGGAAGTCGAGGTCTCGCTGGACGACGGTCTTCAGGTCGCCCTGGCGGCCGGCCCGGGCCATCTCCTTGACCAAGCGCTCCAACTCGGCCACGTCTTCGTCGGTCATGTTGGGCAGGGCCAGCCGGACGGCAAGGGCTTCGAGGACTGACCGCAGGGAGGTCAACTCGTGAATGTCCTCAGCGGAAAACGTGG
Proteins encoded:
- a CDS encoding GntR family transcriptional regulator, producing the protein MPRFQRVKANNLRDKVVAQLRQAIINGEFQPGDHLAETEVASQMGVSRGPVREAIQNLESEGLVMSIPNRGTYVATFSAEDIHELTSLRSVLEALAVRLALPNMTDEDVAELERLVKEMARAGRQGDLKTVVQRDLDFHELIFKRAHHRRLYGVLRGLHFQIRLFISASSLLYTSQESVAETHIPIIEAVKRRDQAYAEATVVRHIYDVGEQMEQALREKDGAAPERRATRGRRASGRDGAAG